A portion of the uncultured Fibrobacter sp. genome contains these proteins:
- a CDS encoding ABC transporter permease has protein sequence MERKTITLPEKLTAANSKNLLYDCIKQLNAGELCVDGSNLTYMDYSGDAFFALLAETSEKTGNKLTLAHFNNDIKTHLQHLKKQKVPVKVKVKKNFLEDLGEKTIVAAVSVAKIFILLNTCVYWTIYGRFDKAKSKFGGNAKQIYRLGAEAMGICFLMVGLICFTMALQSSFMLKAVGGGSYLASGLGYLIFAEISPLLTTIILAGRSGSSIAAEIANMSVCEEIKAIKTMAISPVQYLVVPRFVAMTICTPILSFCSAIAGCLAGFVIAFFFFDITFMNYMQEIREGIPPLLFLKSTIKSIVFGWLVTLIACNRGMNATGGAEAVGQATTSSVVISISSIIVADCAFSFAFY, from the coding sequence ATGGAAAGAAAGACCATCACACTTCCCGAAAAACTGACTGCGGCCAACAGCAAAAATTTGCTGTACGATTGCATAAAGCAGCTCAACGCAGGCGAACTTTGCGTAGATGGTTCTAACTTGACCTACATGGACTACAGCGGAGACGCCTTTTTCGCACTTCTTGCAGAAACTAGCGAAAAGACCGGGAACAAGCTTACGCTCGCCCACTTTAACAATGATATCAAGACGCACCTGCAACACCTTAAAAAGCAGAAAGTCCCCGTAAAAGTCAAAGTCAAGAAAAACTTCCTCGAAGACCTTGGAGAAAAGACAATTGTTGCGGCAGTCAGTGTCGCAAAGATTTTCATTCTCTTGAACACATGCGTCTACTGGACCATTTACGGACGTTTTGACAAGGCGAAAAGCAAGTTCGGCGGTAACGCAAAGCAAATTTACCGCCTTGGCGCCGAAGCCATGGGCATCTGCTTTTTGATGGTGGGTCTTATCTGCTTTACCATGGCACTCCAGAGCTCCTTTATGCTTAAGGCTGTCGGTGGCGGTTCCTACCTCGCCTCGGGACTGGGATATCTCATCTTCGCAGAAATCAGCCCCCTTCTCACGACCATTATCTTGGCAGGGCGCTCGGGCAGCTCTATCGCCGCGGAAATTGCGAACATGTCCGTCTGCGAAGAGATCAAGGCCATCAAGACCATGGCCATTTCGCCGGTACAATACCTGGTAGTTCCGCGTTTTGTCGCCATGACTATCTGCACACCGATTCTTTCGTTCTGTTCTGCCATCGCCGGTTGCCTCGCCGGTTTCGTTATCGCATTTTTCTTCTTCGACATCACGTTCATGAACTACATGCAAGAAATTCGCGAAGGCATTCCGCCCCTACTGTTCCTAAAAAGCACGATCAAGTCCATCGTATTCGGTTGGCTTGTCACGCTGATTGCATGCAATAGGGGGATGAACGCGACCGGTGGCGCCGAAGCAGTCGGCCAAGCGACAACTTCTAGCGTCGTCATTTCGATTTCCAGCATCATTGTCGCCGACTGCGCGTTCAGTTTCGCATTCTACTAG
- a CDS encoding ABC-type transport auxiliary lipoprotein family protein produces the protein MNYRSIFLASILCCFALSLTACLGGGDTEPTRYYTLAVENVQMPSSGTFKDKRLQVRKFTIEPAYQRANIVYRESAYDFMFYDLDLWASRPEQMMTQVASEYLNKSELFKSVETKPNGKPDYEFLGNIVAIEEVDEGSSQYAHLALQLTFKSTNSEEALWEKIFDQKMSMNDREPRTTAENISKLFGKYMEEALKGIASKN, from the coding sequence ATGAATTATAGATCCATTTTTCTCGCATCAATTTTATGCTGTTTCGCACTATCTCTCACGGCATGCCTCGGCGGCGGTGATACGGAGCCCACGCGCTACTACACCCTCGCGGTCGAAAACGTTCAGATGCCGTCATCCGGCACTTTCAAGGACAAGCGCCTGCAAGTGCGCAAGTTCACCATCGAGCCCGCCTACCAGCGTGCAAACATCGTCTACCGCGAATCCGCCTACGACTTCATGTTCTACGACCTGGACCTGTGGGCTAGCCGCCCCGAACAGATGATGACTCAAGTCGCAAGCGAGTACCTGAACAAGAGCGAACTGTTCAAATCCGTCGAGACCAAACCTAACGGCAAGCCCGACTATGAGTTCCTCGGAAACATTGTCGCTATCGAAGAAGTGGACGAAGGCAGCAGCCAATATGCCCACCTCGCCCTCCAGCTGACCTTCAAGAGCACGAATAGCGAAGAAGCCCTTTGGGAAAAGATATTCGACCAAAAAATGAGCATGAACGACCGTGAACCGAGAACTACGGCAGAAAACATCTCCAAACTTTTCGGCAAATATATGGAAGAGGCTCTCAAGGGAATTGCATCCAAGAACTAA
- a CDS encoding MlaD family protein, with protein sequence METTRRERIRIGAFMLFCGVLILVFLGYVLSSYLTREYDNYYTIFNKSVIGLYGEAHVMLNGIKVGSVTDIHIDSTNLNQVVVRFRVDKGTPIKRGTRAGMTHGISLTGEKQIVLSGGKFDEPDVPEGGFIPAEESSLDGIASQASSIVGHVDSLVTNLNHVFSAENTENISNAIKNFEGATENLNKLTLRLNKMSQDLYTPINNISSAASSMKNVLAEIEDAKIASKAGENLDILKEKLDAIDTKAMNENLTQAMESVNQLTQRLDQVVYKNQDQVGDAVVELNAVLENLEEFTQKIKNNPSVLIRSENKSRRK encoded by the coding sequence ATGGAAACCACACGAAGAGAGCGCATCAGAATCGGCGCATTCATGCTTTTTTGCGGGGTTCTCATCCTTGTATTTCTGGGCTACGTGCTTTCGAGCTACCTGACACGGGAGTACGACAACTACTATACCATTTTCAACAAGTCGGTCATCGGCCTATATGGCGAAGCGCATGTGATGCTGAACGGCATCAAGGTCGGTAGCGTAACAGACATACACATCGACTCTACAAACCTGAACCAGGTCGTCGTGCGTTTCCGTGTCGACAAGGGAACCCCCATCAAGAGGGGAACACGCGCAGGCATGACTCACGGGATTTCCCTGACGGGTGAAAAGCAGATTGTTCTTTCGGGCGGGAAGTTCGACGAACCCGATGTTCCGGAAGGCGGCTTTATACCAGCAGAAGAATCTTCGCTTGACGGAATCGCCTCGCAGGCAAGCTCCATCGTAGGACATGTCGACTCCTTGGTCACCAACCTGAACCATGTATTCTCGGCAGAAAATACCGAAAACATCAGCAACGCCATCAAAAACTTTGAAGGCGCAACTGAAAACCTGAACAAGCTGACCCTGCGGCTGAACAAGATGTCGCAGGACCTCTACACACCCATAAACAACATTTCTAGCGCGGCTTCTTCGATGAAAAACGTTCTTGCCGAAATCGAAGATGCGAAAATCGCCTCCAAGGCGGGCGAAAACCTCGACATTCTCAAGGAAAAGCTCGACGCAATCGACACGAAGGCGATGAACGAGAACCTTACGCAAGCGATGGAATCTGTCAACCAGCTCACGCAGCGGCTCGACCAGGTGGTTTACAAGAACCAGGATCAGGTCGGGGATGCCGTCGTGGAACTCAACGCCGTACTTGAAAACCTCGAAGAATTTACACAGAAAATCAAGAACAATCCGTCGGTACTGATTCGTTCAGAAAACAAGAGCCGGAGGAAGTAG
- a CDS encoding ABC transporter ATP-binding protein has product MEDITLKVDHLKAGYKGKTVLHDISFDVRRGEIRMILGSSGCGKSTLMNNILKLYKAESGTITYFGKTFPAKSGLDYTTRMRTGVLFQNGALLSDLTVAENAMLPLIRSMPYMPKSQMEAIVADRLEKVHLLHAFHKYPSELSGGMQRRAALARAIALKPELLFCDEPSTGLDPLTARSLDELLLELRDTLGISMVIVSHELESIKIICDRFIYLENGYVYMDGTLKQGLESEDPILKTFFNRECPKEPDNNEYYHFDFID; this is encoded by the coding sequence ATGGAAGACATTACACTCAAAGTAGATCACCTAAAAGCCGGTTACAAGGGAAAGACTGTCCTGCACGATATTTCCTTCGACGTTAGAAGGGGCGAAATTCGCATGATTCTTGGAAGTTCGGGCTGTGGCAAGTCAACCCTCATGAACAACATCCTCAAGCTTTACAAGGCCGAAAGCGGAACCATCACCTACTTCGGGAAAACTTTCCCTGCCAAGAGTGGACTTGACTACACCACCCGTATGCGTACCGGAGTCCTGTTCCAGAACGGCGCTCTCCTTTCGGACCTGACCGTTGCCGAAAACGCAATGCTTCCGCTTATCCGCAGTATGCCCTACATGCCCAAGAGCCAGATGGAAGCCATTGTCGCAGACAGACTCGAAAAGGTCCACCTGCTACATGCGTTCCACAAGTACCCGTCGGAACTTTCGGGCGGTATGCAAAGACGAGCGGCCCTCGCCCGCGCAATTGCCTTAAAGCCAGAACTCCTGTTCTGCGACGAACCCTCAACCGGCCTTGACCCGTTGACCGCCCGCTCGCTAGACGAACTTCTGCTAGAACTTCGCGATACGCTGGGCATTTCGATGGTTATCGTAAGCCACGAACTCGAAAGCATCAAGATTATCTGCGACCGTTTCATTTACCTTGAAAACGGCTACGTGTATATGGACGGGACTCTCAAGCAAGGTCTGGAAAGCGAAGACCCCATTTTGAAGACTTTCTTTAACAGAGAATGTCCCAAAGAGCCTGACAACAACGAATATTACCACTTTGACTTTATCGACTGA
- a CDS encoding MBG domain-containing protein, giving the protein MKSFKFLAMLLFTALVSSAWATNKTLSGSESYEAQNGDVLTGLTSGTVTIANGAKITLSDVTISGGIVCSGTAEITLVGTNSVSGATNMAGIQVGGSGTTLTIKGNGSLTANGADNSAGIGLSSAWDVNATGGDIVIEGGNITATGNGMGAGIGTGLSFGDDANHTATIGNITIKGGTVTAIGGTNQYFPGSGIGKGGAYSYGNTVVGMVTITTGIDLVEASSISQSVTYKHGETDVTSIASDYFTINEDGNRRVIVPKDDTDYTITIADGIEHGTLTGATTAKYMEMVTITTTPDFGYRLSRLVVKDAENNDVSSTSNTFLMPKGNVTVSAVFEQGTHGTTEFEWRFLTDGPYSEVVETIYDGLTTVNLQQGWSCQIRKYAVNSYSKFFLDNNTYQANIPYSGGTGAFYESGMNTKFSLESVAPAGYYDITMTDAGNGRWNVSILKTAGQIDVVPDQTYTGSEITPEPLVIAGSLNLTKGTDYVYSYMNNTNAGTATVRATFQGDYSSLGYVEKTFRIIKLLTHSDITIATIPDQTYSGSEICPEISVKDGETTLILGTDYTVECADNVSAGTANMTITGMGDYPGSISKTFEITKAPLTITAKDKTIVYGDEPANDGVEYNGFLGSDDASVLGGTLTYGYNYKKGNKTGEYTITPGGLTADNYEINFVSGTLTVETKKTTFAAIQVFEDENGKRAEINGEYKGEGTVNIPKDIENVSVEFNRTFTVDKYSTIVLPFGIAAGSVEGAVFYKIHDIDVKIVGNDTIWGLVHIAKVTDKIEANTPYLLQPTATKLTFKEPVTLNTSEKHPYGFKKEGVQWEFRGT; this is encoded by the coding sequence ATGAAAAGTTTCAAATTTCTTGCGATGTTACTCTTTACCGCTCTTGTATCAAGTGCATGGGCAACAAACAAGACTCTTTCCGGCAGCGAGAGCTATGAGGCACAGAACGGTGACGTGCTGACAGGTTTGACATCAGGCACGGTGACGATTGCCAACGGAGCAAAGATTACGCTAAGCGATGTTACCATCAGCGGCGGCATCGTATGCTCTGGAACAGCGGAGATTACCCTCGTCGGCACGAACAGCGTGAGTGGAGCAACAAATATGGCGGGCATTCAGGTCGGCGGTTCAGGCACTACGCTCACCATCAAGGGCAACGGCTCGCTGACGGCAAACGGTGCTGATAATTCCGCAGGCATCGGTCTGAGCAGTGCGTGGGATGTTAACGCTACGGGTGGCGATATTGTCATCGAGGGCGGAAACATCACGGCAACCGGCAATGGCATGGGAGCTGGTATCGGTACGGGCTTAAGTTTTGGTGATGATGCTAATCATACGGCTACAATCGGAAACATCACCATCAAGGGCGGAACGGTAACCGCAATAGGAGGAACAAATCAATACTTTCCAGGCAGCGGTATCGGAAAAGGTGGTGCTTATTCCTATGGCAACACTGTTGTCGGTATGGTGACAATCACCACAGGCATCGACCTCGTGGAGGCATCGAGCATCAGCCAGAGCGTAACATACAAACACGGTGAGACTGATGTGACCTCAATCGCCAGCGACTACTTTACTATCAACGAGGACGGCAACCGCCGTGTTATCGTACCGAAAGACGATACCGACTACACCATCACCATTGCGGACGGTATCGAGCACGGTACGTTGACGGGTGCTACTACGGCTAAGTATATGGAAATGGTGACGATAACCACCACGCCTGATTTTGGATACAGGTTAAGCCGCCTTGTTGTAAAGGATGCTGAAAACAATGATGTTTCATCAACTAGTAATACTTTCCTGATGCCCAAGGGCAATGTGACAGTTAGTGCAGTGTTTGAACAAGGTACTCACGGCACAACAGAGTTCGAGTGGAGGTTTTTAACAGATGGTCCGTACAGCGAAGTCGTAGAAACCATATACGACGGCTTGACCACTGTAAATCTTCAGCAGGGTTGGTCGTGTCAGATTCGGAAATATGCAGTAAACAGCTACAGCAAATTCTTTTTAGACAACAACACATACCAAGCGAACATCCCCTATTCCGGTGGCACAGGGGCATTCTATGAATCGGGGATGAATACAAAATTCAGCCTTGAAAGTGTGGCCCCGGCAGGCTACTACGACATCACGATGACCGATGCCGGCAACGGCAGGTGGAATGTATCTATTCTGAAAACCGCCGGTCAGATAGATGTCGTGCCCGACCAGACCTACACAGGCAGCGAAATCACCCCCGAGCCGCTCGTCATAGCCGGCTCGCTCAACCTCACCAAAGGCACGGACTATGTATATTCTTACATGAATAATACGAATGCTGGCACGGCGACCGTAAGAGCCACCTTCCAAGGCGACTATTCATCGCTGGGCTATGTGGAGAAGACATTTAGAATTATTAAACTCCTCACTCATTCAGATATCACTATCGCCACCATCCCCGACCAGACTTACTCTGGTTCTGAGATTTGTCCCGAAATTTCCGTGAAAGACGGCGAAACAACGCTCATCCTTGGTACCGATTATACGGTCGAATGTGCTGACAACGTATCGGCCGGAACCGCCAACATGACCATCACCGGCATGGGCGACTACCCCGGCTCCATTTCGAAGACTTTTGAAATTACCAAGGCTCCCTTGACAATCACCGCCAAGGACAAAACCATTGTCTACGGTGATGAGCCTGCGAATGACGGTGTTGAATACAACGGCTTCTTGGGCTCGGATGATGCATCTGTTTTGGGCGGAACACTGACTTATGGATACAACTACAAGAAGGGGAACAAGACTGGCGAATATACCATTACGCCGGGCGGTTTGACTGCGGATAATTACGAAATCAATTTCGTAAGTGGAACGCTAACCGTTGAAACTAAGAAAACCACTTTCGCTGCAATCCAAGTTTTCGAAGACGAAAACGGCAAGCGAGCCGAAATCAACGGCGAGTACAAGGGCGAAGGTACTGTAAATATCCCCAAAGACATCGAGAACGTTTCGGTTGAATTCAATCGTACGTTCACAGTGGACAAGTATTCCACCATTGTGCTCCCGTTTGGAATTGCAGCGGGTTCAGTTGAAGGTGCCGTTTTTTACAAGATTCATGACATTGATGTCAAAATTGTTGGCAACGACACCATTTGGGGCCTCGTCCATATTGCCAAGGTTACTGACAAAATTGAGGCAAATACGCCCTACCTGCTGCAACCCACTGCCACGAAGCTCACCTTCAAAGAACCAGTCACTCTCAATACTAGCGAAAAGCATCCCTACGGTTTCAAAAAGGAAGGTGTTCAGTGGGAGTTCCGCGGCACGTAG
- a CDS encoding ATP-dependent helicase codes for MMGEIDLTNGPVSAITDGLDNEQRLAVETTEGYIRVIAGAGSGKTRTLTHRYLYLAKELGISPSNILCATFSNKAAFEMKKRIRTMLKGDDSGYISTFHSFCVRLLREDIHVLQFPKEFLVLDEEDQKSLVKKAYVELGYSLKDLRISSAIDFIGGRKANDISYVEWFAGHDSASANDDLLKMVENAPDKWHKVYYRYLYEQKKNFALDFDDLILVTLYILQHYPEKLKKWSERMMYVMVDEFQDIDLQQYQLAELLSSYHHNLFVVGDPDQTIYGWRGADVNRILEFDKVHKDAKTILLQNNYRSTPSILKLPDAVIRNNEFRIEKVLRPMRSGGKTPVFCHAKNTREEASWIVENIEEAIANGVAKKDIAVLYRMHAQSRSVEEALMTADIPYKVYSGVGFYQRAEIKDAICYLRMLVYGDDMAFLRTVNTPKRQFGPKKVAALAALADEQGMSLYETLLQICSVAGALPLAQAKDAAVAKPFALSAEQCKAFLAKSKVGEYVSLIEKFRFKYRDMPITEVFTRLMRESRYEEMLRLDGDENRLDNLAELKQGLLEFENLLEEDATLDEFLQNIVLFTNADENDGDRDRVQLMTIHNSKGLEFPYVFVCGMNEGFFPIKRIENKMQLEEERRLAYVALTRAENVLFLSDAEDGVGEESSRYPSRFLLEMDMTDLHVVRGVSEKLLQEARAYIAESDRNRELFSDETLGLVKKAPVAEFTVGDRVFHRIMGFGSVAKVDEQALCYQIKFDKIETPRAIQFDFPLKRVMEELS; via the coding sequence ATGATGGGTGAAATTGACTTGACTAATGGGCCGGTTTCGGCGATTACCGACGGCCTCGATAATGAACAGAGGCTCGCTGTAGAGACTACTGAAGGCTATATTCGCGTGATTGCGGGGGCGGGTTCCGGCAAGACTCGGACGCTTACGCACCGTTACCTGTACCTGGCCAAGGAACTGGGAATTTCGCCGTCGAACATCTTGTGTGCGACTTTTTCGAATAAGGCCGCCTTCGAGATGAAAAAGCGAATCCGCACCATGCTGAAGGGCGACGATTCGGGCTACATTTCGACTTTCCACAGTTTTTGCGTGCGGCTTTTGCGCGAAGATATTCATGTGCTCCAGTTTCCCAAGGAATTTCTGGTGCTCGACGAAGAAGACCAGAAGTCGCTGGTGAAAAAGGCCTACGTTGAACTCGGCTATTCGCTTAAGGATTTGCGCATCAGTAGTGCCATCGACTTTATCGGTGGGCGCAAGGCGAATGATATTTCGTATGTGGAATGGTTTGCGGGGCATGATTCGGCTTCGGCAAACGATGACCTGCTCAAAATGGTGGAGAACGCTCCTGACAAGTGGCACAAGGTCTATTATCGCTACCTTTACGAGCAGAAAAAGAATTTTGCGCTCGATTTTGACGACCTGATTCTGGTGACCCTGTACATTTTACAGCATTATCCCGAAAAGCTCAAGAAATGGAGCGAGCGCATGATGTACGTGATGGTCGATGAGTTCCAGGACATTGACCTGCAGCAGTACCAGCTCGCCGAACTCCTTTCGAGCTACCACCATAATTTGTTCGTGGTGGGGGACCCTGACCAGACGATTTACGGCTGGCGCGGTGCCGATGTGAACCGCATCTTGGAATTTGACAAGGTGCATAAGGACGCGAAAACGATCCTTTTGCAGAACAATTACCGCAGTACGCCGAGCATCTTGAAACTCCCCGATGCGGTTATCAGGAACAACGAGTTCCGTATCGAGAAGGTGCTGCGCCCCATGCGTAGCGGCGGAAAGACGCCCGTGTTCTGCCACGCGAAAAATACCCGCGAAGAGGCTTCGTGGATTGTCGAGAACATCGAGGAAGCGATTGCGAACGGGGTCGCGAAAAAGGATATTGCTGTGCTTTACCGCATGCACGCGCAGTCGCGCTCTGTCGAAGAGGCGCTGATGACAGCCGATATCCCGTACAAGGTCTATAGCGGCGTGGGCTTTTACCAGCGGGCAGAAATCAAGGATGCCATTTGCTACTTGCGCATGCTGGTGTACGGCGACGATATGGCTTTCTTGCGTACGGTGAATACGCCTAAGCGGCAGTTCGGTCCGAAAAAGGTGGCTGCGCTCGCGGCCTTGGCCGATGAACAGGGAATGTCTCTGTATGAAACCTTGCTGCAGATATGTTCTGTGGCGGGAGCTTTGCCGCTTGCCCAGGCGAAGGATGCGGCGGTTGCGAAACCCTTTGCGCTGAGTGCGGAGCAGTGCAAGGCGTTCCTCGCAAAAAGCAAGGTGGGGGAGTATGTGTCGCTCATTGAAAAGTTCCGTTTCAAGTACCGCGACATGCCCATTACCGAGGTGTTTACGCGACTGATGCGCGAATCCCGTTACGAAGAAATGCTGCGCCTCGATGGCGACGAAAACCGCCTCGACAACCTCGCGGAACTCAAGCAGGGATTGCTCGAATTCGAGAATCTGCTCGAAGAAGATGCGACGCTCGACGAGTTCTTGCAGAACATTGTGCTGTTTACGAATGCCGACGAGAACGACGGCGACCGTGACCGTGTGCAGCTGATGACAATCCACAATTCCAAGGGGCTGGAATTCCCCTACGTGTTCGTTTGTGGAATGAACGAGGGCTTTTTCCCGATCAAGCGCATCGAGAATAAGATGCAACTCGAAGAGGAACGCCGCCTTGCGTATGTGGCGCTCACTCGCGCCGAAAATGTGCTGTTCCTGAGTGATGCCGAAGATGGAGTCGGCGAAGAATCGAGCCGGTACCCGTCGCGGTTCCTGCTCGAAATGGACATGACTGATCTCCACGTGGTTCGCGGCGTTTCCGAGAAATTGCTACAGGAGGCTCGCGCCTACATCGCCGAATCCGACCGCAACCGCGAACTTTTCAGCGACGAAACTCTAGGCCTCGTGAAAAAGGCCCCTGTCGCGGAATTTACCGTGGGCGACCGCGTTTTCCACCGCATTATGGGCTTCGGGAGCGTCGCCAAGGTCGACGAACAGGCCCTCTGCTACCAGATTAAATTCGACAAGATTGAAACCCCGCGTGCCATCCAGTTCGACTTCCCGCTTAAGCGGGTGATGGAAGAATTGTCCTAA
- a CDS encoding sodium:calcium symporter → MKNSRDNWGSKLGVILAVAGSAVGLGNFLRFPVQAATNGGGAFIIPYLIAFLLLGIPLSWMEWTLGRAAGNKHHGTAPGGFHYILNKKPWAKHLGSLGLLPPLFISFYYIFIQSWILAFTYYSATGKLMEVVAGGYEPMKEFFGNYIMLNTKIGPVPAAILFFLLTFACNMGLLSFGVRKGIERVNKITMPILLIMGIILVVRVLTITDIGKGLAFVWNPNLSEILNPAVWLAASGQVFFTMSLGMGIVFCYASYLKPKEDLVLSSLTAGATNGFAEIILGGTIVIPMAVLIAGNNIEECAKLGTFGLGFQTMPFVFGQLPFGGFFQTLWFAMLFIAGVTSAISIIQPLISFCEDDLKFSRKGSITATGTVTFLGGLVGIFGLAAGAVDELDFWGGSFLLVVLGTIQAFIFSFVLGRRKSDVIGEDGKPECEAFALMNDGAALKLPRFFRPIIMYVCPIYLAVVLVAWIIHDGMGVLLLSNVPADAKVTFLGSEFSQIGFTWGVRGFLLALVVLLNIAIYYAWKKNGPARKTTILHKQNMTVGDSDNEEA, encoded by the coding sequence ATGAAAAACTCTAGAGACAACTGGGGTTCGAAACTTGGCGTTATCCTTGCAGTCGCAGGTTCCGCCGTCGGACTTGGCAACTTTTTGCGTTTTCCGGTACAGGCAGCCACAAACGGTGGCGGCGCATTCATTATTCCATACCTCATCGCCTTCCTGCTCCTGGGCATTCCTCTTTCTTGGATGGAATGGACTCTGGGTCGCGCAGCCGGCAATAAGCACCACGGCACCGCTCCGGGTGGATTCCACTATATTCTGAACAAAAAGCCCTGGGCAAAGCACCTCGGTTCGCTCGGTCTTCTCCCGCCCCTGTTCATCAGCTTCTATTACATCTTTATCCAGTCCTGGATTCTGGCGTTTACCTACTACTCCGCCACGGGCAAACTGATGGAAGTCGTCGCCGGCGGTTACGAACCGATGAAGGAATTCTTCGGCAACTACATCATGCTGAACACCAAGATTGGCCCGGTTCCGGCAGCCATCCTCTTCTTCTTGCTCACCTTCGCCTGCAACATGGGACTCCTTTCGTTCGGCGTGCGCAAGGGCATCGAGCGCGTGAACAAGATTACCATGCCGATTCTCTTGATCATGGGCATTATCCTCGTGGTGCGCGTACTTACGATTACCGACATCGGTAAGGGTCTTGCCTTCGTGTGGAACCCGAACCTTTCCGAAATTCTTAACCCCGCCGTTTGGCTTGCCGCCTCCGGCCAGGTGTTCTTTACCATGAGCCTCGGTATGGGCATCGTCTTCTGCTACGCAAGCTACCTGAAGCCCAAGGAAGACCTGGTGCTTTCGTCTTTGACTGCGGGCGCCACCAACGGCTTTGCCGAAATCATTCTTGGTGGTACCATCGTGATTCCGATGGCCGTACTCATTGCCGGCAACAACATTGAAGAATGTGCAAAACTCGGCACCTTCGGCCTCGGCTTCCAGACTATGCCGTTCGTGTTCGGCCAGCTGCCGTTCGGCGGATTCTTCCAGACGCTGTGGTTTGCAATGCTCTTTATCGCGGGCGTCACTAGCGCCATTTCGATTATCCAGCCGCTGATCAGTTTCTGCGAAGACGACCTGAAGTTTAGCCGCAAGGGCTCCATTACCGCCACCGGTACCGTGACCTTCTTGGGAGGCCTTGTGGGTATTTTCGGCCTTGCCGCAGGCGCGGTCGATGAGCTCGACTTCTGGGGCGGAAGCTTCTTGCTCGTGGTTCTCGGCACGATTCAGGCGTTCATTTTCTCGTTCGTACTCGGTCGCCGCAAATCCGACGTGATTGGCGAAGACGGCAAGCCGGAATGCGAAGCTTTCGCCTTGATGAACGACGGTGCCGCCTTGAAACTCCCCCGATTCTTTAGGCCGATCATTATGTACGTGTGCCCGATTTACCTGGCAGTCGTGCTGGTCGCCTGGATTATTCACGATGGCATGGGCGTACTTCTGTTAAGCAACGTTCCGGCCGACGCCAAGGTCACATTCCTCGGTAGCGAATTCTCGCAGATTGGCTTTACCTGGGGCGTTCGCGGATTCCTGCTCGCCCTCGTGGTGCTTTTGAACATTGCCATCTACTACGCCTGGAAAAAAAACGGCCCTGCCCGAAAAACCACCATTCTTCACAAGCAGAACATGACCGTCGGCGATTCCGACAATGAGGAGGCATAA